A single region of the Hyphomicrobiales bacterium genome encodes:
- a CDS encoding Lytic murein transglycosylase — MPSVGLRHEFEDDTPLAVTLDPYNDTIILPLHERFADRATLQKLQAAAYHHRCRFETALYWKQRERFAMPSAKLRRVSLSSLLAALPILFLSSLSPAQAQSNAGCQTTGSFEGFIASFRQQAASQGVSPRGLAALDGVTFDPAVVRQDRRQGHFRQSFEQFSQRMVPPYRVQKGSGLLKRHAGLLRQIEQRYGVQPAIIVAIWGLETDFGGNMGKLPAIRSIATLAYDCRRSDMFRAQLLDALRVVDRGDLHPSEMRGAWAGEIGQTQFMATSYYRYAVDFDGDGRRDLIRSVPDVLASTANFLKGHGWVAGGSWEPGSANAEVLKQWNKAAVYSRTIGYFASRLEGTRAASN, encoded by the coding sequence ATGCCGTCCGTGGGCCTTCGTCATGAGTTCGAGGATGACACTCCCCTCGCCGTGACGCTTGACCCCTATAATGATACCATCATCCTGCCACTGCATGAGCGGTTCGCCGATCGCGCAACATTGCAAAAGCTACAGGCTGCGGCCTACCATCACCGATGCCGTTTTGAAACGGCACTTTATTGGAAACAACGCGAGAGGTTTGCCATGCCATCGGCCAAACTGCGTCGAGTGTCACTGTCTTCCCTCCTTGCCGCCCTCCCCATCCTGTTCCTGTCATCCTTGAGCCCCGCACAGGCCCAATCCAATGCGGGCTGCCAAACCACTGGCAGTTTCGAGGGTTTTATCGCCAGCTTCCGCCAGCAGGCGGCAAGCCAGGGTGTCTCGCCACGGGGTTTGGCGGCGCTCGACGGAGTGACCTTTGATCCCGCAGTGGTGCGCCAGGACCGGCGGCAGGGCCATTTTCGCCAGAGCTTCGAGCAGTTCTCCCAGCGCATGGTTCCCCCCTATCGCGTGCAGAAGGGCTCTGGCCTGCTGAAACGGCATGCCGGCCTGCTCCGGCAGATCGAGCAGCGCTATGGCGTCCAGCCCGCGATCATCGTGGCCATCTGGGGCCTGGAGACCGATTTCGGCGGCAATATGGGCAAACTGCCGGCGATTCGGTCCATCGCCACCCTTGCCTATGATTGCCGGCGCTCGGACATGTTCCGCGCTCAGCTTCTCGATGCGCTCCGCGTCGTCGATCGCGGTGATCTGCATCCCTCCGAGATGCGCGGCGCCTGGGCCGGAGAAATAGGCCAGACCCAGTTCATGGCCACGTCCTATTACCGCTACGCGGTGGATTTCGACGGTGACGGTCGCCGTGATCTCATTCGCAGCGTCCCCGATGTCCTGGCCTCCACCGCCAATTTCCTGAAAGGGCACGGCTGGGTCGCGGGCGGCTCGTGGGAGCCGGGCTCGGCGAATGCCGAAGTGCTCAAGCAGTGGAACAAGGCGGCGGTCTATTCGCGCACGATCGGCTATTTCGCGTCCCGGCTCGAAGGGACACGCGCCGCCTCGAACTGA
- the yhdY gene encoding putative ABC transporter membrane subunit YhdY (Evidence 3 : Putative function from multiple computational evidences) → MSMLVTQQPYLRQTQLDPEPPPALVSGPIAWVRAHLLSSPLNIAMTVVTLYLAYLIFTPLIKFALIDAVWTGQDREACLAGPGGGEVGACWAYVGAKLSYFVYGSYPWEQRWRVDIFFVLTAIGVVWMLWLDAPRRSLGAIYFFIVYPIVSFILLSGWSAIGLSTVDTSLWGGILVTLIVSIVGIVFSLPFGVVLALGRRSALPAIRLASVIFIEVIRGVPLITVLFMANTMLPLFLPGNMTPDRLLRPLVGVAIFAAAYMAEVVRGGLQAIPKGQYEGAMSLGLGYWTMMRLVVLPQALRIVIPGIVNVFIALFKDTTLVSIVGIFDLLRTIEATLTDPTWSTPTTRFSGYAFAAVFYFIFCFGMSRYSLAIERRFARGHKR, encoded by the coding sequence ATGTCGATGCTTGTGACCCAACAGCCATACCTGCGTCAGACCCAACTGGATCCGGAGCCGCCGCCCGCGCTGGTCAGCGGACCGATCGCCTGGGTCCGCGCCCATCTCCTGTCGTCACCGCTCAATATCGCGATGACGGTGGTGACACTCTATCTGGCCTATCTGATCTTCACCCCGTTGATCAAATTCGCGCTGATTGACGCGGTCTGGACGGGGCAGGATCGCGAAGCCTGCCTGGCCGGCCCCGGCGGGGGTGAGGTCGGCGCCTGCTGGGCTTATGTCGGGGCGAAGCTCAGCTATTTCGTCTATGGCTCCTACCCCTGGGAGCAGCGCTGGCGGGTTGATATCTTCTTTGTGCTCACGGCGATCGGCGTCGTCTGGATGCTCTGGCTTGACGCGCCCCGGCGGAGCCTCGGGGCCATCTATTTCTTCATCGTCTATCCGATCGTGTCCTTCATCCTGCTCAGCGGCTGGAGCGCCATCGGCCTCAGCACCGTCGACACGTCGCTCTGGGGCGGCATTCTCGTCACCCTGATCGTGTCGATCGTGGGCATCGTGTTCTCGCTGCCCTTCGGCGTGGTGCTCGCGCTTGGCCGGCGGTCCGCGCTTCCGGCGATCAGGCTCGCCAGCGTCATCTTCATCGAGGTGATCCGCGGCGTTCCGCTCATCACCGTGCTGTTCATGGCCAATACCATGCTGCCGCTGTTCCTGCCAGGCAACATGACGCCGGACAGGTTGCTGCGTCCGCTCGTCGGCGTGGCGATCTTCGCCGCCGCCTATATGGCGGAGGTCGTGCGCGGCGGCCTGCAGGCCATCCCGAAGGGGCAGTACGAAGGCGCGATGTCGCTCGGCCTCGGCTATTGGACGATGATGCGTCTGGTGGTGCTTCCGCAGGCCCTGCGCATCGTGATTCCCGGCATCGTCAATGTGTTCATCGCGCTCTTCAAGGATACGACGCTTGTTTCCATCGTCGGCATCTTTGACCTCCTGCGCACCATTGAAGCCACCTTGACGGATCCCACCTGGAGTACGCCCACGACCCGCTTCTCGGGTTACGCCTTTGCCGCGGTGTTCTATTTTATCTTCTGTTTCGGTATGTCTCGTTATTCACTCGCGATCGAACGGCGCTTCGCGAGGGGACACAAGAGGTGA
- the yhdZ gene encoding putative ABC transporter ATP-binding subunit YhdZ (Evidence 3 : Putative function from multiple computational evidences): MATATAPQTSVRLKPTPLKGEVAVEMVDVHKWYGEFHVLRDINLKVTRGERIVICGPSGSGKSTMIRCINRLEEHQRGSIVVDGVELTNDLKRIDEVRRDVGMVFQHFNLFPHLTILENCTLAPIWVRKMPKKQAEEVAMHYLTRVKIPEQANKYPGQLSGGQQQRVAIARSLCMNPKIMLFDEPTSALDPEMVKEVLDTMVGLAEEGMTMLCVTHEMGFARQVANRVIFMDAGQIVEMNTPNEFFANPQHERTKLFLSQILH; the protein is encoded by the coding sequence ATGGCCACTGCAACTGCCCCTCAGACATCCGTCCGTTTGAAGCCGACACCGCTGAAAGGTGAGGTGGCGGTCGAAATGGTCGACGTGCACAAGTGGTATGGCGAGTTCCATGTGCTCAGGGACATCAATCTCAAGGTCACGCGGGGCGAGCGCATCGTGATCTGCGGCCCCTCAGGCTCTGGCAAGTCGACGATGATCCGCTGCATCAACCGTCTCGAAGAGCACCAGCGTGGCTCGATCGTCGTTGACGGGGTTGAACTCACGAACGATCTCAAGCGCATCGACGAGGTGCGGCGGGATGTCGGCATGGTGTTCCAGCACTTCAATCTCTTTCCGCATCTGACAATTCTCGAGAACTGCACGCTCGCGCCGATCTGGGTTCGCAAGATGCCCAAGAAGCAGGCCGAGGAAGTGGCCATGCACTATCTCACGCGCGTGAAGATCCCCGAACAGGCCAACAAATACCCCGGTCAGCTCTCGGGCGGTCAACAGCAGCGTGTGGCCATCGCCCGCTCGCTCTGCATGAACCCCAAGATCATGCTGTTCGACGAGCCGACCTCGGCGCTTGATCCGGAGATGGTCAAGGAGGTCCTCGACACCATGGTGGGGCTTGCCGAAGAAGGCATGACCATGCTGTGCGTCACCCACGAGATGGGCTTTGCGCGGCAGGTCGCCAATCGGGTCATCTTCATGGATGCCGGGCAGATCGTCGAGATGAACACGCCCAACGAATTTTTCGCCAATCCGCAGCACGAGCGCACAAAGCTGTTCCTCAGCCAAATCCTGCACTAA
- the recO gene encoding DNA repair protein RecO — MQWQDDGIIIGVKRHGEGSVILELMTKAHGRHLGLVRGGRSPRQQATLQAGNRVDAVWRARIEEQLGTYAVEAVKLNTARFLGAPAALYGLASAAALLRLLPERDPHSGLFEALGVLVDHLDDARIAPALLVRFELEMLAELGFGLDLGACAATGATSELVYVSPKSGRAVSAAAGAPYHERLLALPGFLREERSRDHPTNAEVVAGFTLTAYFLRRHVFAPRGIAWPDARDLFVAQLKD; from the coding sequence ATGCAGTGGCAGGATGATGGTATCATTATAGGGGTCAAGCGTCACGGCGAGGGGAGTGTCATCCTCGAACTCATGACGAAGGCCCACGGACGGCATCTCGGTCTCGTCCGGGGCGGCCGCTCGCCACGCCAGCAGGCCACCTTGCAGGCCGGCAATCGCGTTGATGCGGTCTGGCGCGCGCGCATCGAGGAGCAGCTCGGCACCTATGCGGTCGAGGCAGTGAAGCTGAACACGGCGCGCTTTCTCGGGGCGCCCGCCGCGCTTTACGGGCTGGCGTCCGCCGCGGCGTTGTTGCGCCTGTTGCCGGAGCGCGACCCTCACTCCGGTCTGTTCGAGGCGCTTGGGGTGCTCGTCGACCATCTCGACGATGCGAGAATCGCCCCGGCGCTGCTTGTCAGGTTCGAGCTTGAAATGCTGGCCGAGCTCGGGTTCGGTCTCGATCTCGGGGCCTGCGCGGCGACGGGCGCCACGTCCGAACTCGTCTATGTGTCGCCGAAATCGGGACGTGCGGTGTCGGCCGCGGCCGGGGCGCCCTATCACGAACGCCTGCTCGCCCTGCCAGGCTTTCTCCGTGAGGAGCGCTCCCGCGATCATCCGACCAATGCCGAGGTCGTGGCCGGGTTCACGCTGACGGCCTATTTCCTGAGGCGGCACGTATTCGCGCCCCGGGGCATTGCCTGGCCGGATGCGCGCGATCTTTTCGTGGCGCAGCTCAAGGATTGA
- a CDS encoding conserved membrane hypothetical protein (Evidence 4 : Unknown function but conserved in other organisms), with translation MRFLIIALAAIALAFAVSLVLGRRGIYVATVALLIGAGIALLSVFITSCSQCWTSALPVGAFFSAPFYIVGWIALAQAEMVESRRSLLYGLCGIMVVQVLWASRVILFATVDGRCPCGAGLFGLINTELSAVGFDRWAGPWFLAEAIVTLAILIATLRRRTELPAA, from the coding sequence ATGCGATTTCTGATCATTGCGCTCGCTGCAATTGCCTTGGCCTTCGCCGTTTCGCTGGTTCTCGGGCGACGCGGGATATATGTCGCCACGGTCGCCCTGCTGATCGGCGCCGGCATAGCCCTGCTCTCGGTCTTCATCACGAGTTGCTCGCAATGCTGGACGTCGGCCTTGCCGGTGGGCGCTTTCTTTTCCGCGCCCTTCTACATCGTCGGATGGATCGCGCTTGCCCAGGCGGAAATGGTCGAGAGCAGGCGTTCTCTGCTCTACGGCCTGTGCGGCATCATGGTCGTGCAAGTTCTATGGGCGAGCCGGGTCATCCTGTTCGCCACGGTGGATGGCCGTTGCCCATGCGGCGCTGGCCTTTTTGGACTCATCAACACCGAACTGTCGGCGGTGGGATTCGATCGCTGGGCTGGCCCGTGGTTTCTCGCCGAGGCGATCGTCACGCTGGCTATTCTCATCGCGACCCTGCGGCGGCGGACCGAACTGCCCGCGGCCTGA
- a CDS encoding hypothetical protein (Evidence 5 : Unknown function) — protein sequence MGYGPGLGVEWAPGQGGEKRGAGIRFGMLALQLSVRYLFSGAGTCCRAMDAGLGIHASGGQRLAVDSVS from the coding sequence ATGGGCTATGGTCCGGGGTTGGGCGTGGAATGGGCTCCCGGACAAGGTGGCGAAAAGCGAGGCGCGGGTATCCGTTTTGGGATGCTTGCGCTGCAGCTGTCTGTTCGCTACTTGTTCTCTGGCGCGGGGACCTGTTGCCGCGCAATGGATGCTGGGCTTGGGATACACGCTTCAGGCGGACAACGCTTGGCGGTGGACAGCGTGTCGTGA
- a CDS encoding putative MFS family arabinose efflux permease (Evidence 3 : Putative function from multiple computational evidences), translating to MPEKISPLAPFRHETFRAIWTANLASNFGSLIQGVGAAWMMTTISDSADMVALVQASAALPIMLFSIAAGAIADNFNRRDVMLIAQTTMLVVSIVLAVTTYLGVITPWLLLTFTFLIGCGTALNNPSWQASVGDMVPRDDLPAAVALNSMGFNLTRSVGPAIGGAIVAFGGAAAAFIVNAMSYLALIVVLWRWDLKRPASTLPRETIGSAIAAGLRYVAMSPNIEKVLLRSCVFGFTVISVVALLPLVARDIVGGGPLLYGIFLGAFGVGAVGGALIAEWLRQTLSAEIRIRLAFTGFAVCAFTIALSPEAWLTGAALLIGGMSWVTAFSLFNVAVQLSTPRWVVGRALSLYQTASFGGMALGSWIWGAVAQQSGPTTALIIASALMLAGAALGLKRLGLPEQTALNLDPLNSWKEPHLALDLLPRSGPIVIIIEYIIKDENLPAFLSAMAERRRIRRRDGARYWTLTRSLEKPDIWWESYQTPTWIDYIRHNQRITKADAAVGERLRALHNGPERPKVHRMIERSPEWPPRTAPRKEMIDLHQ from the coding sequence TTGCCCGAGAAAATTTCGCCGCTGGCGCCGTTCAGGCATGAGACGTTCCGTGCCATATGGACCGCGAATCTCGCGTCAAACTTCGGCTCGTTGATCCAGGGCGTCGGCGCCGCCTGGATGATGACGACCATTTCGGATTCGGCCGACATGGTTGCGCTGGTTCAGGCCTCCGCGGCCTTGCCGATCATGCTGTTCTCGATCGCCGCGGGTGCAATAGCCGACAATTTCAACCGCCGCGACGTGATGCTGATCGCCCAGACCACAATGTTGGTGGTGTCGATCGTGCTCGCGGTCACAACCTACCTCGGCGTGATCACGCCTTGGCTGCTCCTGACCTTCACCTTCCTGATCGGATGCGGCACCGCCCTGAACAATCCATCATGGCAGGCATCGGTCGGAGACATGGTCCCGCGCGATGATCTTCCGGCCGCTGTCGCCCTCAACAGCATGGGTTTCAACCTCACCCGCAGCGTGGGGCCGGCGATCGGCGGCGCTATCGTCGCGTTCGGCGGTGCGGCCGCGGCCTTCATCGTCAATGCCATGAGCTATCTCGCCCTGATCGTGGTGCTTTGGCGCTGGGATCTCAAGCGGCCTGCCAGCACCCTGCCCCGCGAGACCATCGGCTCCGCCATCGCTGCCGGGCTGCGCTATGTCGCGATGTCCCCCAACATCGAGAAAGTCCTTCTGCGCTCCTGCGTCTTCGGCTTCACGGTGATTTCGGTCGTCGCGCTGCTGCCGCTGGTGGCGCGCGACATCGTCGGCGGCGGCCCGCTCCTCTACGGCATTTTCCTCGGGGCGTTTGGCGTGGGCGCCGTTGGCGGCGCGCTGATCGCGGAATGGCTGCGACAGACGCTCTCGGCGGAAATCCGCATCCGCCTCGCCTTCACGGGCTTTGCCGTTTGCGCCTTCACGATCGCGCTGAGCCCGGAGGCCTGGCTCACCGGCGCCGCGCTCCTCATCGGAGGCATGAGCTGGGTCACCGCCTTCTCGCTCTTCAATGTCGCCGTACAGCTATCCACGCCGCGCTGGGTCGTGGGCCGCGCGCTCTCACTCTACCAGACCGCGAGCTTCGGCGGCATGGCGCTCGGAAGCTGGATCTGGGGTGCGGTCGCCCAGCAATCGGGACCGACCACCGCGCTGATCATCGCATCAGCCCTCATGCTGGCCGGCGCGGCACTAGGCTTGAAGCGCCTCGGCCTTCCCGAACAGACCGCGCTCAATCTGGATCCGCTCAACAGCTGGAAGGAGCCGCATCTCGCGCTCGATCTCCTGCCGCGCAGCGGGCCGATCGTCATCATCATCGAATACATCATCAAGGACGAGAATCTGCCGGCCTTCCTGAGCGCCATGGCCGAGCGGCGCCGGATCCGCCGCCGCGACGGCGCCCGCTACTGGACGCTGACACGCAGCCTCGAAAAGCCCGACATCTGGTGGGAAAGCTACCAGACGCCCACCTGGATCGACTACATCAGGCATAACCAGCGCATCACGAAGGCCGATGCCGCCGTGGGCGAGCGGCTGCGCGCGTTGCACAACGGGCCGGAGCGCCCGAAAGTTCACCGCATGATCGAGCGCTCGCCGGAATGGCCGCCACGCACGGCACCGCGCAAGGAGATGATCGACCTGCACCAGTAG
- the yhdX gene encoding putative ABC transporter membrane subunit YhdX (Evidence 3 : Putative function from multiple computational evidences): MSSADVSGPKRGSLINDPKIRGFIYQFVLVALLAFLVYGAASNAIENLRAARIASGFGFLNQPAGFDVNQKLVPFSSSGSTYADAFFVGLLNTLLVAAIAVVLATVLGFAVGVARLSQNWIVAKLATVYVECVRNVPLLLQLFIWYNAVLKPLPGPRQSLELGAGTYLNSRGLFIPQPLFGERFGWVWIGLAVAIAGAYLFHRWAYRQQLATGRQYPVVRIALGLIIGLPLVIYFLIGQPMTFNYPELRGFNFAGGIQVFPEFVALLIGLSTYTAAFIAEIVRAGILSVSRGQTEAAYALGLHSSPTLRLVVVPQAMRVIIPPLTNQYLNLVKNSSLAVAIGYPDLVQVFMGTVLNQTGQAVEVIAITMAVYLAISIVTSLLMGIYNRRMAIVER; encoded by the coding sequence GTGTCCAGCGCTGACGTTTCCGGACCCAAACGCGGGTCGCTGATCAACGACCCGAAGATCAGAGGCTTCATTTATCAGTTCGTGCTGGTCGCTCTCCTGGCATTCCTCGTCTATGGCGCGGCCAGTAATGCCATTGAGAATTTGCGCGCCGCGCGCATCGCCTCCGGCTTTGGTTTTCTCAACCAGCCCGCCGGCTTCGACGTCAACCAGAAGCTCGTTCCGTTTTCCTCATCAGGGTCCACCTATGCCGACGCTTTCTTCGTCGGCTTGTTGAACACCCTGCTCGTCGCCGCCATTGCGGTGGTCCTCGCCACTGTCCTCGGTTTTGCGGTCGGCGTGGCGCGGTTATCGCAGAACTGGATCGTCGCGAAGCTCGCTACCGTCTATGTCGAATGTGTCCGCAACGTGCCGCTGCTGCTGCAGCTGTTCATCTGGTACAACGCGGTGCTGAAGCCGTTGCCCGGTCCGCGGCAGTCTCTTGAGCTTGGCGCAGGGACCTATCTGAACAGCCGCGGTCTCTTCATTCCCCAGCCGTTGTTCGGTGAACGCTTCGGCTGGGTGTGGATCGGCCTCGCCGTCGCGATCGCAGGCGCTTACCTGTTCCACCGCTGGGCCTATCGTCAGCAGTTGGCGACCGGCCGGCAATATCCGGTCGTCCGCATCGCGCTTGGCCTCATTATCGGATTGCCGCTGGTCATCTACTTCCTGATCGGGCAGCCGATGACCTTCAATTATCCCGAGCTGCGCGGCTTCAATTTCGCGGGCGGCATCCAGGTCTTTCCTGAATTCGTGGCGCTTTTGATCGGTCTGTCGACCTACACGGCCGCGTTCATCGCCGAAATCGTCAGGGCCGGGATCTTGTCCGTCTCGCGCGGCCAGACGGAGGCGGCCTATGCGCTTGGCCTGCATTCCAGCCCGACGCTGCGGCTGGTCGTGGTGCCCCAGGCCATGCGGGTGATCATCCCGCCGCTGACCAACCAGTATCTCAATCTCGTCAAGAACTCCTCGCTGGCGGTCGCGATTGGTTATCCTGATCTGGTCCAGGTCTTCATGGGCACGGTGCTCAACCAGACAGGGCAAGCGGTGGAGGTGATCGCGATCACGATGGCCGTCTATCTCGCCATCAGCATCGTCACGTCGCTGCTGATGGGTATCTATAACCGCCGCATGGCAATCGTCGAACGGTGA
- the parC gene encoding DNA topoisomerase 4 subunit A translates to MGKPVDPPDHDGVESVGLKDALEERYLAYALSTIMHRALPDARDGLKPVHRRILHGMRLLRLEPGAAFKKSARVVGDVMGQFHPHGDQAIYDALVRLAQDFSQRYPLVDGQGNFGNIDGDSAAAMRYTEARLTEVARLLLQDIDEDAVDFRDTYDEANREPVVLPAAFPNLLANGSQGIAVGMATSIPPHNAAEICDAALYLIGHKDASSDQLLTFVQGPDLPTGGIIIDDRDSIAEAYRTGRGSFRVRARWHREETGRGGWIAVVTEVPYGIAKARLIEKIAELLQEKKLPLLADVRDESAEDIRVVFEPRSRTVDDTLLMESLFRLTELDARVSLNMNVLTSGQVPKVLGLAEVLREWLDHRRDVLQRRSRHRHGVIERRLEILNGLLIVYLDLDRVIKIIREEDEPKAELIKVFTLTDVQAEAILNTRLRSLRRLEEMELKRELDSLTTEKADIEALLASEPTQWKRVTQEIRAVRKTFGPETPLGRRRTTFAAPPAASDIDLTEAMVEREPITVVISEKGWIRALKGQVSDLSGLQFKGDDRLKLSLATETTAKILVFATNGKVFTLDAAKLPGGRGYGDPIRLMVDLDDGADIVTAIAFQPDTKLLVAAHEGRGFIVKSEDLTGNTRKGKQLLNVDATGRLALVTPAEGTHVAVIGENRKLLVFPMTQAPEMTRGRGVRLQKYRDGGLADGKVFNLAEGLTWKDSSGRTWTVSESDLRDWVGNRAEAGRLPPKGFPKNNRFGD, encoded by the coding sequence ATGGGAAAGCCAGTCGATCCGCCGGATCATGACGGCGTCGAAAGCGTCGGTTTGAAGGACGCGCTCGAGGAGCGCTACCTCGCCTATGCCTTGTCCACGATCATGCACCGCGCCTTGCCCGATGCTCGCGACGGCTTGAAGCCGGTGCATCGCCGCATTCTGCACGGCATGCGGCTGCTCAGGCTTGAACCTGGCGCTGCCTTCAAGAAATCGGCCCGCGTCGTGGGTGACGTCATGGGTCAGTTCCATCCCCATGGCGACCAGGCCATCTATGATGCGCTGGTGCGGCTCGCGCAGGATTTCTCGCAACGCTATCCGCTTGTCGACGGGCAGGGCAATTTCGGCAACATCGATGGGGATAGCGCGGCGGCGATGCGCTATACCGAGGCGCGCCTGACCGAAGTCGCGCGGCTTCTCCTCCAGGATATCGACGAAGACGCCGTCGACTTCCGCGATACCTACGATGAAGCCAATCGCGAACCGGTCGTTTTGCCGGCGGCCTTTCCCAATCTCCTGGCCAACGGAAGCCAGGGAATCGCGGTGGGCATGGCGACCTCGATCCCGCCGCATAACGCGGCCGAGATCTGTGACGCGGCGCTCTATCTCATCGGCCACAAGGATGCGAGCTCCGACCAGTTGCTCACCTTCGTGCAGGGACCGGACCTGCCGACGGGAGGCATCATCATCGATGACCGCGACAGCATCGCGGAGGCGTATCGCACAGGACGCGGCTCGTTCCGCGTTCGCGCGCGCTGGCACCGGGAGGAGACAGGTCGCGGGGGCTGGATCGCTGTCGTCACGGAGGTTCCCTACGGCATCGCCAAGGCGCGGCTGATCGAGAAGATCGCCGAACTCCTGCAGGAGAAGAAGCTGCCGCTCCTTGCCGACGTGCGCGACGAGTCGGCGGAAGACATCCGTGTCGTCTTCGAGCCGCGCTCGCGCACCGTGGACGATACGCTCCTGATGGAATCGCTGTTCCGGCTGACCGAGCTCGATGCCCGCGTTTCCCTGAACATGAACGTGCTCACCAGCGGCCAGGTGCCGAAGGTGCTCGGCCTCGCCGAGGTGCTGCGGGAGTGGCTGGACCACCGCCGGGACGTTCTGCAGCGCCGCTCTCGCCATCGGCACGGGGTGATCGAGCGTCGGCTCGAGATCCTGAACGGCTTGCTGATCGTCTATCTCGATCTTGACCGGGTGATCAAGATCATCCGCGAGGAGGACGAGCCGAAGGCCGAGCTGATCAAGGTCTTTACGCTGACCGACGTGCAGGCTGAAGCCATCCTCAACACGCGCCTGCGCAGCTTGCGTCGGCTCGAGGAGATGGAATTGAAGCGTGAGCTGGACAGTCTCACGACCGAGAAGGCCGACATCGAGGCGCTGCTGGCGTCCGAGCCCACCCAATGGAAGCGGGTGACGCAGGAAATCCGCGCGGTCCGCAAGACCTTTGGCCCGGAGACTCCGCTGGGGCGTCGGCGCACGACCTTCGCGGCGCCGCCGGCCGCTAGCGACATCGATCTCACGGAGGCGATGGTCGAGCGCGAGCCGATTACGGTCGTCATTTCCGAAAAGGGCTGGATCCGTGCCCTCAAGGGGCAGGTGTCGGATCTGTCCGGACTTCAGTTCAAGGGGGACGATCGCCTCAAGCTGTCTCTCGCCACCGAGACGACCGCGAAAATTCTCGTCTTCGCCACGAATGGCAAAGTCTTCACGCTGGATGCCGCGAAACTGCCCGGCGGCCGCGGCTATGGCGATCCGATCCGTTTGATGGTCGATCTCGACGACGGCGCGGATATCGTGACGGCGATCGCTTTCCAGCCGGACACGAAGCTCCTCGTCGCCGCGCACGAGGGCAGGGGGTTCATCGTCAAGAGCGAGGACCTGACCGGTAATACCCGCAAGGGCAAGCAACTTCTGAACGTCGACGCGACGGGACGCCTCGCTCTGGTGACACCGGCCGAGGGCACGCATGTCGCCGTCATCGGCGAGAACCGCAAGCTGCTCGTGTTCCCCATGACACAGGCGCCAGAGATGACGCGCGGTCGCGGCGTCCGCCTGCAGAAATACCGTGATGGCGGATTGGCTGACGGCAAGGTTTTCAATCTTGCCGAGGGCCTGACATGGAAGGACAGCTCAGGGCGCACCTGGACAGTGAGCGAGTCCGACCTGCGCGACTGGGTTGGCAACCGTGCCGAGGCGGGACGGTTGCCGCCGAAGGGCTTCCCCAAGAACAATCGGTTTGGGGACTAG
- a CDS encoding hypothetical protein (Evidence 5 : Unknown function) encodes MAGDLGPRATLRDFSTVGGARTPRASLAWVVRCKIGKIGLMRAHVARAGHPMVIKAGGEMARGLDAEQRERATASVR; translated from the coding sequence GTGGCGGGGGATCTGGGACCAAGAGCAACCCTCCGAGATTTTTCCACGGTCGGCGGGGCGCGGACACCGCGAGCCTCGTTGGCATGGGTTGTGCGTTGCAAGATTGGGAAGATTGGTCTGATGCGTGCGCATGTCGCACGCGCCGGGCACCCGATGGTGATCAAAGCCGGTGGGGAGATGGCGCGGGGCTTAGATGCGGAACAGCGGGAACGGGCGACAGCTTCTGTGCGTTGA